In a genomic window of Amblyomma americanum isolate KBUSLIRL-KWMA chromosome 4, ASM5285725v1, whole genome shotgun sequence:
- the LOC144127664 gene encoding uncharacterized protein LOC144127664, which produces MVANIAGHHTRLYIICECIDILNQLLALSGDVELNPGPNTRHQVQDSLPDVQSKQLEDMFAILETLNTRTAKIQLDQKAFIKSIDDLRKSQLKIEDLSEMNKRLTNVEHQTVTIDETEKEVHPFQQLVVQLSSENSQLRARLSELEDRQRRDNLLFYGIPDAQSGSWAQSEEKLVKVLSSCLEIPTSEILIDRAHRLGEFASKKCRPIIAKFLSFKVKQRILLNFSKLKDEKITLSEDFSFATLHARKKLVEFGKSEPLTFKLRFNKLYIKNKCYSYNHSDDSVHEIPSAFPLPTDRTEDPTNDTHSASAPPTELVTN; this is translated from the exons atggtcgcTAACATCGCAGGCCATCACACCCGACTGTACATCATTTG TGAATGCATTGATATTCTAAACCAACTGCTGGCGTTGTCCGGGGACGTCGAGCTCAACCCTGGGCCTAACACGAGGCATCAGGTACAGGACTCTCTTCCTGACGTCCAGTCTAAGCAGTTGGAAGATATGTTTGCAATACTGGAGACTTTGAACACGCGAACTGCGAAAATCCAACTGGACCAAAAGGCTTTCATAAAGTCTATTGATGATCTTAGGAAGTCCCAGCTGAAGATAGAAGATTTGAGCGAAATGAACAAAAGATTAACTAACGTTGAGCACCAAACTGTTACCATTGACGAAACCGAGAAGGAAGTACATCCCTTTCAGCAGTTAGTTGTCCAACTTTCTAGTGAAAACtctcagctgcgcgcgcgcctgtctGAACTTGAAGACAGGCAGCGACGCGATAACCTTCTGTTTTATGGCATACCTGACGCGCAATCAGGGTCCTGGGCTCAGTCAGAAGAAAAGCTTGTCAAGGTTCTTTCATCCTGCTTGGAAATTCCGACCTCTGAAATTTTGATCGATAGAGCGCACAGGCTCGGTGAGTTCGCATCGAAAAAATGTCGACCAATTATTGCCAAATTTTTATCCTTCAAGGTAAAGCAGAGAATACTGCTTAACTTTTCTAAGCTCAAGGATGAAAAAATTACGCTTAGCGAggatttttctttcgccacccTTCACGCTAGAAAAAAACTGGTCGAATTTGGCAAATCCGAGCCGCTCACTTTCAAGCTTCGCTTCAATAAgctttacataaaaaataaatgctactCCTACAATCACTCTGATGACTCCGTTCATGAAATACCAAGCGCCTTCCCGTTGCCAACCGACCGTACGGAGGACCCTACGAATGATACCCACAGCGCCTCCGCGCCACCGACCGAACTTGTTACCAATTAG